From the Trifolium pratense cultivar HEN17-A07 linkage group LG4, ARS_RC_1.1, whole genome shotgun sequence genome, the window taaattttttgaaggtataaaagaaacatgagACCGGAAGAGAAGCTATCACAATCCTTGACACTTTAGGCCCAAGCCCGACATATGTTTTTTATACCGAAGCCCAACATTTTAAAAACTCCATAGAGAACAAAGTCACTTAAGTGAGGTCCCCACAACCACAATGACACAAGCAAAGTAACACAAGCCCTTCCATTTTTTCctacttttatttattgtttccCCACCTTCCTTTCCTTTTTCCCTATGCACATGATGACATGCTAATGCTATGCTAATTTACTCACATTTCCCCgcacaaattgaaaaaatgtaCTTTATTTATTGTATATGTACGCGTCATCAACAACCCCAAAGCAAAGCACtcccttattttaatttaaagacCACAATACTCCAAAATAGACAAcaacacacaaacacacacaataCACAAAATTCAACTCTTGCTGTTGTTATTGCTTCTACTACTAACCTAAACAATAAAAACATGTTTCCACAACAAGGTGCtgctggtggtggtggaggaggagcACCACCACACGGTATTCTTCTAGCAGTGGTGGTAGCTATAGTAGTAATCGTTCCTTTCCTTCTCGGAGATCAAGGAGAAGCCGTGACTGAAGCTATATCTGAGCTACTAAGTCCATTTGGTCTTCTTCTTTTACCAATCATCCTTCTACTCACGATTCAGTTTCTGTCATCTGAACGTGGATCTTTCATCTCAGCTATTTTCTCCACCGGAGAACCTGATTCAATCCACCGTGTTAGTGGTTCACCCTTCGGCGTTGCTCTCTTCCTTATTCTCATTCTTGTACTTTTGTATAACAAGGTTTCTATCTTCGGTGGTGATGATTCAGATGATTGAAACTCTACATTTGTTTTTTCTAGATCTCAATTTCGCTTTTATTTgcttttctaataaaaaaaaccgCGCTATTTTGtacatgttattattattaatttattattatcagttttttttttttttgtgtaaaagaaaaaattgaaatacgTATGAGAATGGAATTTGTTTAGTATTTTGGTGTTACATTACATTATAAGTTGATTATTTTGGTGTTACTTTGTTTCTCTTGCTTTTGTGCGTTGAACGCGGCCTGTGCAGTTATGACTCTACTCTTCTTTTCTAGAAATGTAGACCAACGCGTGTCGATGTGTCATTTGTTTAATTTCCCCATACAGTGTGTCTCTTCTTCTAGGTAGTAGTACTAGATGTATAATTGAAAAGGAACAAGGAAAATTCTAGGAAGAAGTCAAAAAACTCACTTCTTGAAAGAAGTTGCCACTGTGGCCAATTAATCAAACAGTTGAATTGGTCAACTGCCACATAAGATTATATGGTATAGAAGGCTTACCATACATCTCCTTACAATTAAGTCCCTAAGAGCATTCACAATGGAGCAACTCATctttgagtacttaactgggCCCCACATGtacacatcacttatttataattttttattaatagtacctaataggtactcaatccctccaacccaacacatcttaaaaagttctaaattggtCCCACAAATAACAAATTTCTCCAATAACTTTACATAAttataaatgggtcccacaaaaattatataagtactacttcttattgtagaactagtacctaataagtactcattTATGTTTTGCTTCAATggtggtacctattaggtactagtacttaaaaaataagtactcaccattggagatggtctaaaaaatttaaacttacaaAATTATCCCAAATTTATATtgtcttttaacttataattttataattataattgttataataaacaaagaaacaaatttcttcttctttcattcctattaaaaaaaataacatctcttcttcttccattATAATCCAGCGAATCTGGGTTcacaaataaaagtaaaaataaaacatttcttcatcctcctctttatcttcaacatcatcaacaacaaaacaaattatggatttaccaaaaacaaaaaaaaagaacataatttttttttacaaaaataatagatCTGAGTTCATCATCACAAAAGGATGAAACTTTAAATGGGTAATTAATTGTCCGATAATAGATCCGTGATGTTTTGGTATGAAATCATTTAAATGGTAATAGATCTGTGATTTCCGATAATATATTTTCGTATGAAATCATTTAAATAGTAtgaaaaataatagattttggTATGAAATCATCGTCTGATAATAGATCTGTGATGTTTCtgataattaattgttatttttttacgTTTAAATGGCTTGAAACCGTCGGGTTTTATGCTGGATTCGCGGGTCTGAAACCGGGTTGAAGTGACCCGgctgaaggttgaagatgaagattaatttaatatattttaataaacgctgcttttataaatatcaagTAATGCAGGAACCAACATGACTTGTTTGTGTGCCACAATGGTTCTTGTGCTTAACTGTTAGTCCCAAGGTTGTGGGATCAATTCCCATTACACACGTTttgtgaattaatttttttaaaaacagccacatatgaaaattaaaacaaaaactcaGGATTTTGGCATATACAAGGTTCGAACACACAACATGCAGAAATTAGGATAATGAGTAAACCACTTGGCTATGAGTAGTATTTGATAAGCATATCCACTctctgtatatatatatatatatatatatatatatatatatatatatatatatatatatatatatatatatatatatatttctatttctatgtGCAGTtagaattaatatataatatttttcaattttaatcatgTAATGTATGCATTAAAATTAATTGCTTATTGTTTATGCAATTTAATTATTCTGAATTAAATgtcaatattatttatataaatttaattaattagaaagtCATCGAAAACCTATTTTCTATGAAAAGACCGTGAAGTTTGAATAAAATCTACTGACATATActgcaaattttgaattttatcaatccgaccgtttaATGTTACCTAATTGGACTgacaaattattttatcaatctGAATGCATAAATAGATTGTAATAAGAGTGTCGACAGAAACCTAGTTTCAATGAAAGGACCGTGAAGTTTGACCAAAACTACCGACATTAACAGCgcatttcaaattttatcaatccgaccgttcaatatcacataATTTGTATTGACTAATTATTGAGATTCGGAATTTTTACGATCGAACTCCCAATGCATAGACAGATTGTAATACGAGTGTCAACGGAAACCTAGTTTCTATGAAAGAGTCGTcgagtttgactaaaactacccaAATTTACtgcatattttgaattttattaatcTGACCGTTCAaaatcacctaattggactgacAAACTATTGAGAAATAAAATTTTTACGATCGGACTCCGAATGCATAGACATATTGTAATAAGATTTTCGATAGAAATTTAGTTTATGTGAAAGGGCCGTGaatttgactaaaactaccgataTTAACTgcgaatttcaaattttatcaattcgaccgttcaatatcacataATTAGACTGAAAAACGATTGAGAATTGGAATTTTTACGACCGGACTCCGAATGCATAGATAGATTGTAATATGAGTGTCGACGGAAACCTAGTTTCTATGCAAGAGCcgtgaagtttgactaaaactatcGAGATTGATTGcagatttcaaattttatcaatccgatcgttcaatatcacctaattgtaCTGACAAACGATTGAGAATCAGAATTTTACGATCGGACTCCTAATGCATAGACAAATTGTAATACGAGTGTCAACGGAAACCTAGTTTCTATGAAAGGGTCGTGaattttgactaaaactaccgataTTTACAacagattttgaattttatcaatctaaCTGTTCAAAATCACCCAATTTGACTGACAAACGATTGAGAATTGAAATTATGTTAAATTCTATGTTATATGttaaattcttttaattattaaagTGAATGAATTAACAAGTGAATTAAAGTGGTAAAAAgtagataataaaaaaaaaaaatcatttatccTTTACTCCATTCAGTCActattttaagtaaaaaatcactttttaaattcattcagaaagtaatgtatctagtcaataatatagatCAGGTACATTACTTTatcaatgaaataaaaagtggtttttatttataataatgaccggatgaagtatatattaagacaaggctttgtctaacattaACAAGTCCATCAAGTTGTGCATGATGTACAAGTagctatttatattataacgaatacgaattttacaaaatctatcgttggattgaaagtttatatcatataaatcatctataaaaattttgtatttttttaaaaatcatttgatatattattgagactcatcaaaattaacggtttatgggtttttattgaataccgttaatttgtATTGAACCGAGGGGTATACTTCGGTTTAACGGAAACACTATTACCCATAATCTTTGATTGGTCACTATATTCCAATTCAACTAAAGCACTATTAACCCTATTATTTGACCGAAGATTATTCTTCGATTTAACTGAAGTACTATTAACGCTGGTCTTTGAATGGGGGTTACACTTTGATTAAAGTTAAttacttaaaatttatatttaaaaaagattgaaatttagaaataaactataatttaaatgaagattATATTTCGGTTCAACTGAAGCATTATTAACCATAGTCTTTTGCTGATAATTATAAGCCGGTTCCACTTAAGCACCATTAACCCTAGTCTTTGATCGAGGGTTATACTCCGATTGAAATTAATGACttgaaaattatataaataaagaaaatttttaaaataaaatacaatttgaCTTAAGACTATACTCCAATTCAACTGAAgtactatatttttttgaagagcAACTGGAGCACTATTAATCCTAGACTTTGAGTGAGAGTTATACTCGGgttgaagttaatgacttaaaaattataaaaattataaaaattaaaaaattaaaataaaatatactccctccgtcccattttataagaactattttgacaaaatgtactattcatttatcttgctttgaccatatttttttaataatatatagatgtaaatattagcatataagatcttgtttgatttgtttcgataaatattttcaaaatatcaagtgtttataatttttacaaatagagaattaaaatattatcaataaaaaatgtGCATTGTCATACGTGTAGTAGTCAAATAGGTCTTATATTTTAGGACCAATGGAGTAATTAATTTGATTGAATGAGAAATGAGACCTTTGAGTTTAGTAAAACTGAAAAGAAGGAAGGAGACATTTGGTTTCTTCATAGTTGACAATAACCTTTGGGATGTGTAAAAACGTTACGAACCCACAAAGTTAGTGGACATTAGTATTTGGGGATATGTGAATTCATTAAccaattaatttgaattttttatttttattttttttacaataatttgaatttatttatttaaaaaatgaaatctgGACAATTAAAATCGAAAATCACCactaaatgttatattttaaatgtcatgttatattttcatattaatttatatttaaaagtttatttttcaaatgaattTTGCTCAGAGGATACTGATGCCTAACAAAATAAATTGGGTGCATAAGAATTTATCAtagaaattttgaattaaataataataataatatactaaaATTTTGATAGATGGAAACCGAAAGGTTGGAAGATAGTGGCGGCAATGTTAGGCGCTTAAACATGTTTGCCAAAGTACTGTTTCTTAAATTAtgtgaaacaattttaaatgacCAAGGAGAAAGTACTACTTTGGAAAATGAAAAGTTTTTCGTAGGATGAAGTGcatcattaaattttttggatAAAAGAAATGATATCATTAATTATTACTTATTCTGTaattaaaagatgattttgtaaatcagctcataatttttattttttatgcaacattaattacatttcttaatatatataaaagtgaCAAAGTGACTTActtatattgtggtacggataAAGTAATTAAGTAGTGGAAATATGAATAAGAAAATAGTACTCGGTCTGTTCCTTTTTacatgtcaatgcataattttgatcactttaataattttaatcatctattataaaaaaaattcaaaattttatattttgaaaatattcgtcgagataaattgaacaatatcttattTACTAACATTtggttttatatattaataaaaacttATAGTCAAAGTAGATTACGTAAATAGTGTAcactaattattttttagacaaaaaaaaaactaaaaagtttGGAACTTTGGGTGCCAAAGTGATTAGGCGGACTAATGCAAAAGTTTAGGCGCCAACTTGTTTTGTGTCTtatgatataaaaatataaactttttgaTCGAAgtcttaatatataaatataaataaaagtttaatattgaaaaatttAGGGTTAACGATATTTCAGTTGATTCATATTATAAATTTAagtcaaaatataatttaatagtccaaaataaatttttaaagtttaatagtaaaaaatgtaattttattaaattttactttactTCCAAAACTTTTAATTCATTAACTTCAGTCGGATTATAAGTATCGGTcggtcaaaaaataatttaatagtccaaaatatatttttaaagtttaatgGTCATAAATCTGATTTTACCCTCAATCAAAGACAATGATTAATGGTTATTCCGTTGAACCATAATATACTCCCTAGTCAGAGACTAGAGTTAATAATGCTTCAGTTGTACTGAAGTATAACCCTCAGTCAAAGATCACGATAACTAGTGTTTAAGTTGAACTGAAGTATAATCTTCAGTCAAAGTCTATAGGGTTAATTATAGTGCTTCAGTTGAATCGGAGTATAATGTTAAGTCAAAAtatacattatatttttaaattatactttatttatttagttttcaAGTCATTAACTTTAATTGGAGTATAACCCTCAGTCAAAGACTATAgttaatagtgcttcaattGAATTAGAGTGTAATTCTCGGTCAATGactagggttaatagtgcttAAGTATAGGGTTAACAGTG encodes:
- the LOC123882105 gene encoding uncharacterized protein LOC123882105, with protein sequence MFPQQGAAGGGGGGAPPHGILLAVVVAIVVIVPFLLGDQGEAVTEAISELLSPFGLLLLPIILLLTIQFLSSERGSFISAIFSTGEPDSIHRVSGSPFGVALFLILILVLLYNKVSIFGGDDSDD